Proteins encoded by one window of Cylindrospermum stagnale PCC 7417:
- a CDS encoding alanine--glyoxylate aminotransferase family protein, translating to MTPTITINESLRLPLAPLDIPSRLLLGPGPSNAHPAVLQAMNTSPVGHLDPAFLSLMDEIQSLLRYTWQTENPLTIAVSGTGTAAMEATIANVTEPGDVVLIGAAGYFGNRLVDMAGRYGADVRTITKPWGKVFTLDELRTAVQTHRPAILALVHAETSTGARQPLEGVGELCREFGTLLLVDTVTSLGGVPIFLDEWGVDLAYSCSQKGLGCSPGASPFTMSPRAVEKLQQRQTKVANWYLDMSLLGKYWGSDGLRPAGSDRTYHHTAPINLYYALREALRLVAEEGLANCWQRHQKNVEYLWAGLEELGLSLHVEREYRLPTLTTVCIPQGVDGKAVAKQLLHEHNIEIGGGLGELAGKVWRVGLMGFNSRPESVDQLLAALRQVLPK from the coding sequence CACTCGCACCCCTAGACATCCCCTCCCGGTTGCTGCTGGGCCCTGGGCCATCTAATGCCCATCCTGCCGTGCTTCAGGCAATGAATACCTCCCCCGTGGGACATCTTGATCCCGCTTTTCTCTCACTTATGGACGAGATACAGTCCCTACTGCGCTACACTTGGCAAACTGAAAACCCCCTTACCATTGCCGTCAGTGGTACCGGTACAGCAGCAATGGAAGCAACCATCGCCAATGTTACAGAACCTGGTGATGTGGTTTTGATTGGCGCTGCTGGTTATTTTGGTAATCGTCTTGTGGATATGGCAGGGAGATATGGCGCAGATGTGCGAACCATTACCAAACCTTGGGGAAAAGTTTTCACCCTCGATGAACTCCGCACTGCTGTACAAACCCATCGTCCAGCTATCTTAGCTTTAGTCCATGCAGAAACCTCCACCGGCGCACGTCAACCTTTGGAAGGTGTTGGTGAATTGTGTCGGGAATTTGGCACTTTGTTGCTGGTGGATACGGTGACAAGTTTGGGTGGTGTGCCGATATTTTTGGATGAGTGGGGAGTTGATTTAGCTTATAGCTGTAGTCAAAAAGGTTTGGGTTGTTCTCCTGGTGCTTCGCCTTTTACCATGAGTCCCCGTGCTGTGGAGAAGTTGCAACAACGCCAAACGAAGGTGGCTAACTGGTATTTGGATATGTCGTTGCTGGGGAAATATTGGGGAAGCGATGGGCTACGCCCCGCTGGAAGCGATCGCACTTATCACCACACAGCCCCGATTAATTTATATTATGCACTGCGGGAAGCACTGCGTTTAGTGGCTGAGGAGGGATTAGCAAATTGCTGGCAACGTCACCAAAAGAATGTAGAGTATCTTTGGGCAGGTTTAGAAGAGTTAGGATTAAGTTTGCACGTTGAGCGAGAGTACCGTTTACCAACTTTAACTACTGTCTGCATTCCCCAAGGGGTAGATGGTAAGGCAGTTGCCAAGCAGTTATTGCATGAGCATAATATTGAGATTGGTGGCGGTTTGGGAGAACTCGCCGGTAAAGTTTGGCGCGTCGGGTTGATGGGTTTTAATAGTCGTCCAGAAAGTGTAGATCAACTTTTAGCGGCGCTGCGGCAGGTTTTACCTAAATAG